tcgtcgacgcctttcacattgcttacccggacaggccagcccccttgcgaactgggagggggccttgaggggagcagaatgtcaggctgctatctcggtttcgttattgcctctgtctctgtgctgtattgtctgccccccaaggtcgcatacctaggcctgggaactcagctcctgggaaactgtattcatgcgtgtaatctcccgcctttcctgccttataatatctcccagctagtgagcctctcatagctgtcattttattcgtttgcactgtatgcctatttgatcagtaaaagccatctgtttggactctatatgactttgtggtgatttctggttctgtgggccaagggctgacagggaggtagttgtgagtttcctgcattgtgctgggggttggactagatgaccctggtggtcccttccaactctatgattctatgacaatgcAACTTGCTTCCTACATGCCAGTATCATTGTTCTTACGCCAGCTCTGAAACGGGTCTGATCAAGAAAACACAACCAAACAACGTAACATCAGAAACGAATTACACCATAGAAGACGGCGGTTCCATTAGGGCTGTTGCGCTCAGACAAAATCACCTGGTTTTCCTGGGAAATCACCTGGGcttcctgggaagggcagggactgGTCTAAAAGTCTGCATTCAAGGAGCAACTCCAAGCGTCCCAGGAATGCACACGGAAGAAAAAATGCCACACTGGATCGTGCGCAAGACTTGCTAGCAAGCCATATCTACCTAGGAACAAAGGATCCATTGGTGGAATACAGGAAAAgcataaggtacccaaaaggtaaggaatcaacatgaaatcatgggctaatatcaATACAAGTGATTATGTGAATAATACATagtaaatttaaaacaaacacaacattaatataaatataaacaacttgtatgtagccctgttctagcctctgtGTATCTGGGCTGAACATGCCAtataaacacaaaattacaacagtatgACAATATACTcaaatatcacagctcagaccatatgcgtttcggctgtgaagccttcttcagtggtctgaataatacaattctatgccattttgaaagtgtgCGAATGTATAAGAAAAGTGCAATCCTTAGACTAagtaagctgacatttgtaaattgtaaagtctaaaatttgtttatgcATATTacatccagagttgcctttataatctAAGGCTCCTTtagaagtattcctttcacagtacttcatctaatctatctatctgtcacactgttgtaattttgtgtttttatgtttatttggcatgttcaggaCAGATACATAGAagctagaacagggctacataatacttgtttatatttatattaattttgtgtttgtactaaatttattatgtattattcaTGTAATATTATGTATtctattagcccatgatttcatgttgattccttaccttttgggtaccttattctagttttatagggttaagggttttcccccccctttctgttgTGGGAACACAGGCAAACCACATAACTGTCCTACTCCACCACTGCTTATGCACACACGCCCGTAAGAATCCTGTAATGCAAGATGTCAGCACCAGAATCAACTCTGATGTACTCAAGCATGCATCAATTAATTTCAGGCagaaagaataagaataagagttggtttttatatgccgattttctctatcttttaaggagaatcaaaccggtttacaatctccttcccttcctctccccacgacagacaccttgcgaggtaggtggggctgagaaagttcagagaactatgtctagcccacggtcacccagcaggcttcatgtggaagagtggggaaaccaacccagttcaccagtccgccgctcatgtggaggagtggggaatcgaactgggttctcgagattagagtccaccactcccaacctcTACACCACAAGCAAGCTTGTTAAGTAACAAAAACAGCCACTTCCTTCTTTTAATAACCCATGCTTCTTATACTGTCAGCCTTCTATTACAGTGCAGAAGTGTTACTTGATGAACTCTTGGGGTTATTTATTTCCGGACCGTAAAGAACAGGAAGATGTTCCCAAAAGTAACTTTTTCCTCCATCTCTCTAGCCACCTCCCTGCATCATGAACACGTCAGACGCACCACCAACTGTGATGAGTCACAATGACTAACGCTCTGCAGCGTAACCACAAGGCAGCCGGGCACGACCTGTAAGCCCCTGAGCTGAAGACAAGATCAGCAAGCCATACATCTTGGCTGGCCAGGCAGGCAACCCAAACCAGAGCTGTAAGCCTCTTACGAAGCTGCCACCGCCACTGCCCACGGCTTGGTGAGCCAAAAGATAAGGCCTGTCGGGAAGAAATCAGGGCAACCCAGTTGAATTAGCTCCACAAGCCAACTGCTTCAAAAGCAGCATTCCCATTTTCTCTCCCCATGAACAAATATAGCGAAGTACAGCAACCCAGCTGAGAGCAATTGTGGGAACGTCTTTAAGCAAAACCTGTAATAAGCGTGAAATGAGCATATATACCACAAAGCCACACCGCCAATTGCTCGTCGCTGATGCAAGAAGCTCTCTGACTGCTCCTTTTGCCACTTTTTTGGGTCCCTGATTTCTGTCCTGTGCTTTCTCTCCGGGGTTCATCGAGAGGACTTTTACAGTACGGGTGATCTAAGAGTTCTGCACCAAAAACGTCCCCGCCTACGGGCCCTTCCACTTCCATCCGGCTGCCACTGTCCTCGCTCGGAACCAGCTCCACAGAAACGGGCCCATTGGCAAAACTGCCTTGCGTCCCCGAATCCGCCCTGGAGGGCTCCAGAACAATCTCGCCGGGACCCAAGACTGGATTAGAATCTCCGTTGTCCTGGCCCGAAACGGAGATCTCTTTTTCCGTCACGGAGATGAAAATGTCGCCGGGGCAACCATCTAACGTGGGTGCCTCCCCCTTGCGTgctgccgccacctcccccccgcAACAGGCCACTCTGTGCGGCTGAGGCACGTGGATCTCGGCGATGCCATTTTGGTCTCTGGGGGCGAGCTCCTTGTAACTGATCGTGCTGCACGGCAAGGATGCACCCTGTGTGAGGGACGTCTCCGACGGATGCGTGCAACTCTCCTCGACTAATGGTCCTGGCGTGTGACTGTTCATATCTGACCAACTAGGCAGGTCCCAGGGAGAGGTACTTTTTGATCTCCAAGAGGGAAATAAGGTACAGGGACCGCCCGCGAAGGCCTTTTGGCGGACGTCCTCTTGTCGATCTCTGGTGACTTTATCCACCCAGCTCAGCTTGTTTTTACTCGACTTGCAAGCTTTGCCTCTCCAAAATTTAGGACGACATTTTATAATCCTAACCCGAAACTTGACCATAGAAAGTTTCTTATACATCATAAATAGAGATCTGCTTTTTAAAGTACACGGCTTAAATGTAGGCCTTCTCCTAGTAGTCAAGAGGCCGCAAGTTCTGTTCCGCTCGCGTCCTCGGCAACAGCGCTTCCTCTTTGAGTTATTTAGAACGACGACTCTGTCACTTCCACCATTATTGCTCCCCCTGGCACTGTGAGCAGGGCCGCCCTCCGTTACGGTTGTGCTGCTGGCCTCTGGGCAATATCGCTCACCTCGACAAATCTTTGAATCCGTCTGTGAGCCGCTCACGTggttcagcagcagctctctcggAAAGGGTTTACCGCCCGGCCTCTCTGCCGCTGGAAACGGTTCTCCAGCTCCGAACCTAGGGAAAGGTCTCCTAGGCACTGCCTCCAGGAACGTCCTGTGTTCAGCATGCACGCTCTGCCAGATTTCTGCATTTAGGAAGACTTCAGGAACCCAGTTCCTTGCAAATGCCTCTGTTCGGCATGGTTTCGTTGGCTTCCAGCTGCCCGAGGCCCAAGCGCTCTGCCTCCTCCTTTTAAGTAGAGGAAGATGCTTCCTTCGGAAGTAGGATCGCCTCagccccccaaaccccactgtccatTTTCGGCAACAGGTCAGCAACCGACTTCTCCACTGTAAGTTTCTTCTATGCTCTCTCATTTTTCTGCTGCATTGTGATCCTCAAGGGCAGCtacaacagcaaaaaagaaagaagcataCGTGTGTTAAAATTTGGAGAACGCACAGGTTTAAAGTCAAGACAATCCTCCAGCAATGCAACTGCCTAAAATCAcggacagaatcatagagttggaagggaccacaagggtcatctaatccaaccccctgcacaaggcaggaaattcacaagtacctccccccacacccccagtgacccctactccatgcccagatggcggccaacatgccctccctctagggttgccaacctccaggtagtagctggagagctcctgctattacaattgatctccagccgataaagatcagttcacctggagaaaatggccgctttggcaataggactctatggcattgaagtccctcccctccccaaaccccgccctcctcaagctccacccccaaaacatcctgccactggtgaagagggacctggcaaccctacctccctctcataatctgcttagaattagcattgctgacagatggctatctaacttCTTAGAAACcgccagggaaggacagctcaccacctgccgaggaagcctgttccactgaggaaccgctctgttagaaaattcttcctaatgtctaggcggaaactcttttgatttaatttcaacccactgattctggtcagaccttctggggcaacagaaaacaactcggcaccatcctctatatgacatgcAAGAAGTTTCTGAAGGGAGATGCAGCCAGATGCCATGCATCTACAGCTTCTTTCGTTACCCTTGTAAGTGCCCTGCTCGAGCAGGCCAAAACAAACATCAACCCTCTCTGTAAGTGCAACACAGTAAGTTGAGAGCCTCATTCTCGGGTAGCGGCCAGTCCCAAGGGCTCCTAGCATGGCTGCGTTGCAACCAGGAGATTAGGACTGCCGATAAAGaaaaactaaatcagtcaaatgcagtcacAGAATTGGAAAGGGCCATCCGGGCCATCtaatccaatcccctgctcaatgcagcatcagcctagagcatccttgacaagtgcttgtccagcctctgcttgaagactgccgctggggggcggggggagctcaccgtagctgattccactgttgaactactcttattgtaaaaatttcctaatatccaaccggtaactttctgcccgcaatttaaacccattattgcaagtcctgtcctctgctgccaacagaacagctccctgccctcctctaagtgacagcccttcaaatacttaaagagatcaatcctgtcccccctcaacctcctctccagactaaacattcccaactacctcagcctgatcatcctcatctctctcctctgcacccgctcaattctgtccacatccttcttgaagtgaggcctccagaactgcacacaatactccaggtgcggcctgaccaatgcggtgtacagcagaactatgacattttgcaatttggatgttatgcctctgttgatgcaccccaagattgcattagctttttttgtcgctgcatcacactggctgctctaatttaacttacagtccacccataccccattCGGTccatcctaaataaaactgtcttcaattgGAGGGAAGTGACATCAATGGAAAACTGTGAATAAGCTTACTGGATAAGCtcactgaagaagggagctgtaactcacaaaagttcataccctgccagaacttttgttagtctttaaggtgctactagactcttgcttttttttacTGGATAAGGCTTGGAAATTCCCCTCTCAAACTTCACAAGTTCACTTACCCCCTCATATGGCAGCCTGCCTGCCTACCACCTGCGTTCCTTAAGTTTTGCACCAACTTTTTCCAAGACCTGCTGTTGAGCCTCAGAAGGACAGTGTTGAACTTGCCATCCATCTTCAGGAAGCAAATGCAAAATGGGAAGTCACAGCCAGAAGTTAGGAGTACCAAACTAACTcctagggctgcttagcttggaaagagggcggttaaggggagacatgttagaggtctataaacttatgcatggtatggagagagtggacagggagaagcttttctccctctctcagaataccagaacgcggggtcatctgtggaagctggagggtgagagattcaaaatagataaaagtatttcttcacacaacgcataactaaattgtggaactccctgccccaggatgtggtgatggctgccaacttggaaggctttaagaggggagtggacatgttcatggaggagaggggtattcatggctaccagtcaaaatggttactagtcatgatgcatgcctgttctctccattatcagaggagtatgcctatggTATTAGGTGCGTTGGCAGGACAATGCAGCGGCAGtagccttgtttgtgggcttcctagaggcacctagttggtcactgtgtgaccacactgctggacttgcttgggcctggatctga
This window of the Euleptes europaea isolate rEulEur1 chromosome 5, rEulEur1.hap1, whole genome shotgun sequence genome carries:
- the SENP5 gene encoding sentrin-specific protease 5 encodes the protein MREHRRNLQWRSRLLTCCRKWTVGFGGLRRSYFRRKHLPLLKRRRQSAWASGSWKPTKPCRTEAFARNWVPEVFLNAEIWQSVHAEHRTFLEAVPRRPFPRFGAGEPFPAAERPGGKPFPRELLLNHVSGSQTDSKICRGERYCPEASSTTVTEGGPAHSARGSNNGGSDRVVVLNNSKRKRCCRGRERNRTCGLLTTRRRPTFKPCTLKSRSLFMMYKKLSMVKFRVRIIKCRPKFWRGKACKSSKNKLSWVDKVTRDRQEDVRQKAFAGGPCTLFPSWRSKSTSPWDLPSWSDMNSHTPGPLVEESCTHPSETSLTQGASLPCSTISYKELAPRDQNGIAEIHVPQPHRVACCGGEVAAARKGEAPTLDGCPGDIFISVTEKEISVSGQDNGDSNPVLGPGEIVLEPSRADSGTQGSFANGPVSVELVPSEDSGSRMEVEGPVGGDVFGAELLDHPYCKSPLDEPRRESTGQKSGTQKSGKRSSQRASCISDEQLAVWLCEFLDEVMKKYGSLVPLCEKDVMGRLKEVFNEDFSHRKPFITKEIMKYQTRHPKSSTCSFRVFYNKHMLDMDDLTTLDGQNWLNDQIINMYGELIMDAVPEKVHFFNSFFHKQLVTKGYIGVKRWTKKVDLFKKTLLLIPIHLEVHWSLITVNLPNRIISFYDSQGIHFKFCVENIRKYLLTEATEKNQPEFLQGWQTAVTQCIPQQKNDSDCGVFVLQYCKCLALDQPFQFSQEDMPRVRKRIYKELCECRLID